The following are from one region of the Chionomys nivalis chromosome 16, mChiNiv1.1, whole genome shotgun sequence genome:
- the Triqk gene encoding triple QxxK/R motif-containing protein, translated as MGRKDSSTTKLPVDQYRKQIGKQDYKKTKPILRATKLKAEAKKTAIGIKEVGLMLAALLALLLAFYAFFYLRLSTNIDSDLDPDED; from the exons aTGGGTAGAAAAGACTCTTCCACTACGAAACTTCCTGTTGATCAGTACAGAAAGCAAATTG GCAAACAGGAttataaaaaaaccaaacctattTTACGAGCAACCAAATTAaaagcagaagcaaagaaaacagcaatagGCATAAAG gaAGTCGGTCTCATGCTTGCAGCTCTCCTGGCCCTCCTACTGGCTttctatgctttcttttatctccGACTGTCCACGAATATTGACTCTGATCTGGACCCAGATGAAGATTAG